Proteins encoded within one genomic window of Hevea brasiliensis isolate MT/VB/25A 57/8 chromosome 8, ASM3005281v1, whole genome shotgun sequence:
- the LOC110654558 gene encoding beta-glucosidase 13, translating into MAMAHSLQLLGMLVLLISFLALTKPAMADYDGIPADFNRSYFPDDFIFGTATSAYQIEGAANILGRGPSVWDTFTHESPKRIKDQSNGDVAVDFYNRFEEDIKNVKDMGFDAFRFSISWSRVIPSGRRHEGVNEEGIEFYNTVINETIKQGLRPFVTIFHWDTPQALEDKYGGFLSRDIVKDFREYADLLFERFGDRVKHWMTFNEPWALSGFAYDYGVFAPGRCSSWVNRRCRAGNSATEPYIVAHHLLLSHAAVVQIYRENYQTTQNGKIGITLFTFWFEPLSNRTIDIEASRTALDFMFGLWMDPLTYGRYPRTVRDLIGDRLLKFTDEETQMLRGSYDFVGIQYYTSYFAKPNAAIDPNHRRYKTDSQITETPYDYDGNLIGPQAYSPWFYIFPQGIRHLLNYTKDTYNNPVIYITENGVDNLNNETEPIDEALQDEFRVNYYRKHMWNALGSLKEYNVNIKGYFAWSYLDNFEWNIGYTSRFGLFYVDYKKNLTRIPKSSAFWFAAFLNPDSSKKITQTTSRNSRKVGKFYIM; encoded by the exons ATGGCTATGGCTCACTCTCTTCAGCTGCTAGGGATGCTCGTCCTTCTCATAAGCTTCTTGGCTCTTACTAAGCCAGCAATGGCAGATTATGATGGCATCCCAGCAGATTTCAACCGTAGTTATTTTCctgatgatttcatttttgggacaGCCACTTCTGCTTACCAG ATCGAAGGTGCAGCAAACATATTGGGCAGAGGACCTAGTGTCTGGGACACATTTACTCATGAGTCTCCAA AGAGGATAAAGGATCAAAGCAATGGAGACGTTGCAGTTGATTTCTATAATCGTTTCGAA GAAGATATAAAAAATGTCAAGGATATGGGTTTTGATGCTTTTAGATTCTCCATTTCATGGTCCAGAGTTATACCTA GTGGAAGGAGACATGAAGGAGTGAACGAGGAAGGGATTGAATTCTACAACACTGTTATCAATGAAACTATAAAGCAAG GCCTCAGGCCTTTTGTTACTATTTTTCATTGGGACACTCCTCAAGCCCTAGAAGATAAGTATGGTGGCTTTTTAAGTCGTGATATCGT gaAAGATTTTCGTGAATATGCGGATCTTCTTTTCGAAAGATTTGGTGACCGAGTGAAGCATTGGATGACTTTTAATGAACCATGGGCTCTTAGTGGATTTGCCTATGATTATGGAGTTTTTGCTCCTGGTCGATGCTCATCTTGGGTGAATCGTCGATGTCGTGCTGGAAACTCAGCTACTGAACCTTACATAGTTGCCCACCATTTGCTCCTTTCTCATGCTGCAGTTGTACAAATATACAGGGAAAATTaccag ACAACTCAAAATGGCAAGATCGGAATAACACTCTTTACGTTCTGGTTTGAACCTCTCTCCAATAGAACAATTGATATAGAAGCATCAAGAACAGCTCttgatttcatgtttggatt gTGGATGGATCCTCTCACCTATGGTCGATATCCAAGGACTGTGCGTGATTTAATTGGAGATAGATTGCTTAAATTTACTGATGAAGAAACTCAAATGCTTAGAGGATCATATGATTTTGTTGGAATACAATACTATACTTCATATTTTGCAAAGCCAAATGCTGCAATTGATCCAAATCATAGGAGATACAAAACTGATAGTCAAATCACTGAAACTC CTTATGATTATGATGGCAATCTTATTGGTCCACAG GCTTACTCACCTTGGTTTTATATTTTCCCACAAGGGATTCGGCATCTATTAAACTACACCAAAGATACATACAACAATCCAGTAATTTACATTACTGAGAATG GAGTTGACAATCTCAATAATGAAACCGAACCTATTGATGAAGCACTTCAAGATGAATTTAGAGTAAACTATTATCGAAAGCATATGTGGAATGCATTGGGATCCCTCAA GGAATACAATGTCAATATCAAAGGTTACTTTGCATGGTCATACTTAGACAACTTCGAATGGAATATTGGTTACACATCAAGATTTGGTTTGTTCTATGTAGACTATAAGAAAAACCTGACAAGGATCCCCAAAAGCTCTGCTTTTTGGTTCGCGGCATTCCTGAATCCAGACAGTTCAAAGAAGATCACCCAGACTACTTCAAGGAATTCAAGGAAGGTTGGCAAATTCTACATAATGTAG